From Allofrancisella guangzhouensis, a single genomic window includes:
- the nuoI gene encoding NADH-quinone oxidoreductase subunit NuoI has translation MRNITTFLKTFLLWELLKGLKVTGKHFFTRKVTVQYPDEKTPISNRFRGLHALRRYENGEERCIACKLCEVVCPALAITIQSIEREDGSRRTSSYEIDLFKCIFCGFCEESCPVDSIVETNILEYHFEERGENIMTKAKLLAIGDKYESQIAADRLQDKDFR, from the coding sequence ATGAGAAATATAACGACTTTTTTAAAGACTTTTTTATTGTGGGAGCTATTAAAAGGTCTTAAGGTTACTGGTAAGCATTTCTTTACCCGTAAAGTTACGGTACAGTATCCAGATGAAAAAACCCCTATATCTAATAGATTTAGAGGGTTACATGCTCTTAGGCGTTATGAAAATGGTGAAGAAAGATGTATTGCATGTAAGCTTTGTGAAGTGGTTTGTCCTGCTTTGGCTATTACTATACAGTCAATAGAAAGAGAAGATGGTTCACGTAGAACATCTAGCTATGAAATAGATTTGTTTAAGTGTATTTTCTGTGGTTTTTGTGAAGAATCTTGTCCAGTAGACTCAATAGTAGAAACAAATATATTAGAATACCACTTTGAAGAGCGTGGTGAAAATATCATGACTAAAGCTAAACTTTTAGCAATAGGCGATAAGTATGAATCGCAAATAGCAGCAGATAGACTACAAGATAAGGATTTTAGGTAG
- a CDS encoding NADH-quinone oxidoreductase subunit J: protein MFLTDVLFYIFASLAIVSALVLVLASNPVNSVIAMIFTFIFTACVWIVLQQVYLALLLIVVYVGAVLVMFLFVVFMLDLHVEEQGRVGRFFYSLAAIIVCAIFATIISYAAVHVFAGSQMQGGVGGLKIIGFTMFNDNNLYVFELVDFILLAAMVAAVTLTLRSKRKNNKSVDPAKQVRVRAKDRLTMVKIPSNKGKTNE from the coding sequence ATGTTTTTAACAGACGTTTTATTTTATATTTTTGCATCGTTAGCTATTGTTTCTGCTTTGGTATTAGTGTTGGCTAGTAACCCAGTTAATTCTGTAATAGCTATGATTTTCACATTTATATTTACAGCCTGTGTGTGGATTGTGTTACAACAAGTGTATTTAGCTTTGCTTTTGATTGTTGTATATGTTGGTGCAGTGCTGGTAATGTTTTTATTTGTAGTGTTTATGTTGGATTTACACGTTGAGGAACAGGGTAGAGTAGGTAGGTTTTTTTATTCTTTAGCCGCTATAATTGTTTGCGCTATATTTGCTACTATTATAAGCTACGCTGCTGTACATGTGTTTGCAGGTAGTCAGATGCAAGGCGGTGTGGGCGGTCTAAAAATTATAGGTTTTACTATGTTTAATGATAATAATCTATATGTTTTTGAGTTAGTGGATTTTATTTTATTAGCAGCTATGGTAGCAGCAGTGACTTTAACCTTAAGATCTAAACGTAAAAACAATAAGTCTGTAGATCCAGCTAAGCAAGTTAGAGTTAGAGCAAAAGATCGTCTAACAATGGTAAAAATACCAAGTAATAAAGGTAAGACAAATGAGTAA
- the nuoK gene encoding NADH-quinone oxidoreductase subunit NuoK has translation MSNLISVSVTNGLIFSTLLFVISVAGIIINRRNILILLMSIELMLLAVNTNFLIFANMHHQAIGGVFVFFIMAVAAAETAIGLAIVVAIFRKRKTIDLSKLNILRG, from the coding sequence ATGAGTAACTTAATATCAGTTTCAGTAACAAATGGTTTGATTTTTAGTACACTTTTATTTGTTATAAGTGTCGCTGGGATCATTATAAATAGAAGAAATATTCTTATTTTGCTAATGTCTATAGAGTTAATGCTTTTAGCTGTCAATACTAATTTTTTAATATTTGCTAATATGCATCATCAGGCGATAGGTGGAGTTTTTGTGTTTTTTATTATGGCGGTAGCAGCAGCTGAAACAGCTATAGGTTTAGCGATAGTTGTGGCTATATTTAGAAAACGCAAGACAATTGATTTAAGTAAACTTAATATTTTGAGAGGCTAA
- the nuoL gene encoding NADH-quinone oxidoreductase subunit L — translation MIINNQIAAILIAVVVLSPLLGAIIAGFFGKSVKNEGVSFFTISLCGLSFVLSGVLAYGVFNGQVYDVSFYQWAPISKVFSFDVGFSVNRITVYMMLIVTFVSTLVHVYSIGYMRGEGGYARFFAYISGFTFAMLCLVMGNNFLLLFFGWEGVGLFSYLLIGFYFNREKANVASLRAFIVNRVGDLGFLLGIGAVILYTGSVDYSTVFAALPNIDNTQTVHFLGLSFSPVTLMCVLLFIGAMGKSAQFPLHSWLEGSMEGPTPISALIHAATMVTAGVFMVARLSPMFVLSEAALSFVLIIGAITCLFMGLIAIVQTDIKRVIAYCTLSQLGYMMVAQGSGAFSIGMFHLMTHAMFKALLFLAAGSVIVAMHHEQDIRRMGGLRKYMPVTYICMLIGTWSLAALPPFSGFFSKDLIIEAAQSTTIFGHQFAYYMVLACAFVTSFYMFRTFFIVFHGKERMSEEEKSHIKESPVSILIPLVILAIPSAFIGEYFFSSILSQDHGLFGDTISAYNQVGLHDISVTAHLAREAFTTDPLAFIKHSIDTLPFWLALSALVLAYVLYVWLPRIPEFLSKTSSGIGFTYHVLVRKYFIDFLYDVIFVRIFLCISAFLWKVVDIFVIDKTIVHGTSNLIYQTGDSFRKVQRGYVYDYAFIMIIGVLSFMMLLIIV, via the coding sequence ATGATAATAAATAATCAAATAGCAGCCATATTAATAGCAGTTGTAGTTTTATCACCTTTATTAGGAGCAATTATTGCAGGTTTTTTTGGGAAGTCTGTAAAAAATGAAGGCGTTAGCTTTTTTACTATTTCATTATGCGGTCTTTCTTTTGTACTTAGTGGAGTCCTAGCATATGGTGTGTTTAATGGTCAGGTATATGATGTAAGTTTTTATCAGTGGGCACCTATATCTAAGGTATTTTCCTTTGATGTTGGATTTAGTGTAAACAGAATAACGGTTTACATGATGCTTATAGTTACATTTGTATCTACTTTGGTGCATGTTTATTCTATAGGTTATATGAGAGGTGAAGGTGGATATGCAAGATTTTTTGCCTACATCTCTGGCTTTACTTTTGCCATGCTATGCTTAGTAATGGGTAATAATTTCCTATTATTGTTTTTTGGTTGGGAAGGAGTAGGACTATTTTCTTACTTATTGATAGGTTTTTATTTTAACAGAGAGAAAGCAAACGTTGCTAGCTTACGAGCTTTTATTGTAAACAGGGTTGGTGATTTAGGGTTTTTATTAGGTATCGGTGCGGTAATTTTATACACAGGCTCAGTTGATTACAGCACTGTCTTTGCAGCTTTGCCTAATATTGATAATACTCAAACTGTTCATTTCTTAGGTCTAAGTTTTAGTCCAGTTACACTAATGTGTGTGCTTTTATTTATAGGAGCTATGGGTAAATCTGCTCAATTTCCATTACACTCGTGGCTAGAAGGGTCTATGGAAGGTCCTACTCCTATTTCAGCATTGATACATGCTGCTACAATGGTTACAGCAGGTGTCTTTATGGTTGCTAGATTATCACCGATGTTTGTATTATCAGAAGCGGCTTTAAGTTTTGTGCTTATAATAGGCGCAATTACTTGCTTATTTATGGGTCTTATAGCAATAGTTCAAACTGATATAAAAAGGGTTATAGCTTATTGTACTTTATCACAATTGGGCTACATGATGGTGGCACAAGGTTCCGGAGCGTTTTCTATAGGTATGTTTCATCTGATGACACATGCAATGTTTAAAGCTCTGTTATTTTTAGCAGCAGGTTCTGTGATCGTAGCAATGCATCATGAGCAAGATATTCGCAGAATGGGTGGCTTAAGAAAATATATGCCAGTAACTTATATATGTATGCTTATAGGTACATGGTCTTTAGCTGCATTACCGCCATTTTCAGGATTTTTCTCAAAAGATTTGATTATTGAGGCTGCACAGAGTACGACTATATTTGGTCACCAGTTTGCTTACTATATGGTTTTAGCGTGTGCATTTGTAACTTCTTTTTATATGTTTAGAACATTTTTTATAGTGTTTCATGGTAAAGAAAGGATGTCTGAAGAAGAGAAATCTCATATCAAAGAGTCTCCAGTTAGTATCCTCATTCCTTTGGTAATATTAGCTATTCCATCAGCTTTTATTGGTGAATATTTCTTTAGTAGTATTTTATCTCAAGATCATGGATTATTTGGAGATACAATAAGTGCATATAATCAAGTTGGTTTACATGATATATCAGTGACAGCACATTTAGCTAGAGAAGCATTTACTACTGATCCTCTTGCTTTTATAAAGCACTCTATAGATACTTTGCCTTTCTGGTTAGCGTTAAGTGCGTTAGTATTAGCTTATGTTTTATACGTTTGGTTGCCTCGTATACCAGAATTTTTATCAAAAACTAGCTCAGGTATCGGGTTTACATACCATGTTTTAGTTAGAAAGTATTTTATAGACTTTTTGTATGATGTGATCTTTGTAAGAATATTTTTATGTATCAGTGCTTTTTTATGGAAGGTAGTTGATATATTTGTTATAGATAAGACAATTGTGCATGGTACATCTAATCTAATATATCAAACGGGTGATAGCTTTAGAAAAGTGCAACGTGGTTATGTGTATGATTATGCATTTATTATGATTATAGGTGTATTATCATTTATGATGTTGCTAATAATAGTTTAG
- a CDS encoding complex I subunit 4 family protein, with the protein MNLGNYLLSLIIWLPIVGGFVVLATKTKELHGDAARWVALVFSGLTLALCVPLVGAFDPSSSAMQFQESVKWFKVFGLHDVYYSLGVDGFSVLFIVLTSFTTLVIVLAAWTSIKVKVRQYMAIFLITCGLTNGVFCATDSILFYVFWEALLIPTCLGIGIWGGKHKAYAALKYFMYTFFGSVFLLAAILYLQTRVASSSTGILVNADTYSIQNFIAWATQSQGLADTVKFTLTAQWLVFGAFFLAFAVKIPMWPFHSWLPDAHSEAPAGGSVILAALMLKLGAYGFLRFAIPMLPEVTASLEYVLIIMSLIAIVYVGIVAVAQTDVKRLIAYSSISHMGLVTLGLFSIFILIKADPAFGVTHAQMAIQGAVFQMISHAFSSGGMFIGIGYLYLRMHTREISSFSGVAKTMPIFATFFLLFCMANVGLPGTSGFVGEFMILLAVFQYSPFIALVAGLTLVIAPIYTLWMYKRVFFGEVVSPQVASLQDLNKMEILVFILLAVPTLLFGLYPEPILKLSAAASAHIVGLSL; encoded by the coding sequence ATGAATTTAGGAAATTACTTATTAAGCTTAATAATTTGGCTACCTATTGTAGGTGGTTTTGTAGTTCTAGCCACTAAAACAAAGGAGCTACATGGTGATGCAGCACGTTGGGTTGCACTAGTATTTAGTGGTTTAACGTTAGCTTTGTGTGTTCCGTTAGTAGGAGCGTTTGATCCTTCTAGTTCAGCGATGCAGTTCCAAGAGTCTGTAAAATGGTTTAAGGTATTTGGATTACATGACGTTTATTATAGCTTAGGTGTTGATGGTTTTTCAGTTTTGTTTATTGTATTAACCTCTTTTACTACTTTGGTGATAGTGCTAGCTGCTTGGACATCTATTAAAGTCAAAGTTAGACAATACATGGCAATTTTTTTGATAACATGTGGTCTTACTAATGGGGTTTTTTGTGCAACAGACTCAATTTTATTCTATGTATTTTGGGAAGCTTTACTTATTCCAACTTGTTTAGGTATAGGTATTTGGGGTGGTAAGCATAAAGCATATGCAGCTCTTAAATATTTCATGTATACATTTTTTGGTTCAGTGTTTTTATTAGCTGCTATATTATATTTACAGACTAGGGTAGCTAGTTCCTCTACAGGTATTTTGGTCAATGCTGATACTTACTCTATCCAAAACTTTATAGCCTGGGCTACACAGTCGCAAGGTTTAGCTGATACCGTTAAGTTTACACTTACAGCACAGTGGTTAGTGTTTGGTGCTTTCTTCTTAGCATTTGCTGTAAAAATACCAATGTGGCCTTTTCACTCATGGTTACCTGATGCTCATTCTGAGGCACCAGCTGGGGGTTCAGTGATATTAGCAGCTCTGATGCTTAAGTTGGGAGCGTATGGTTTTTTAAGATTTGCAATCCCAATGTTACCTGAGGTTACAGCATCTCTGGAATACGTTTTGATTATAATGTCTTTAATAGCGATAGTGTACGTTGGTATTGTTGCTGTTGCTCAAACTGACGTTAAACGATTGATTGCATATTCTTCAATTTCACATATGGGGCTAGTAACGCTTGGTTTATTCTCTATATTTATTTTAATCAAAGCTGATCCAGCATTTGGAGTAACGCACGCTCAAATGGCAATCCAAGGTGCAGTATTCCAAATGATTTCCCATGCGTTTTCTTCAGGCGGTATGTTTATAGGTATTGGTTATCTATATTTAAGAATGCATACAAGAGAGATATCATCGTTTTCAGGTGTAGCAAAAACTATGCCAATATTTGCAACGTTCTTTTTACTGTTTTGTATGGCTAACGTTGGTTTACCAGGTACTAGTGGTTTTGTGGGTGAATTTATGATATTGTTAGCAGTTTTTCAATATTCGCCATTTATAGCTTTGGTAGCTGGTTTAACTTTGGTTATTGCTCCAATCTATACTCTATGGATGTATAAGCGGGTTTTTTTTGGCGAAGTAGTTTCACCACAAGTAGCTAGTTTGCAAGACTTAAATAAAATGGAAATCTTAGTGTTTATATTATTAGCGGTACCAACATTATTGTTTGGTTTGTATCCAGAGCCGATCCTTAAGCTTTCAGCAGCAGCTTCGGCACATATTGTTGGTTTATCTCTATAA
- a CDS encoding NADH-quinone oxidoreductase subunit N has product MNLSVIFILPEILLAIGVLVVMFSGLFLHGKIRNINYIFFQVFVSLALIATFAKEYILQAGSAFEGQVVFNGFAYTLQLVILVLSLFVALYSREYVKDRKISDGDFYTLLILAILGSMVLTAAHNLITIYIGLELLSLPLYALIAIYRESGKGLEAAIKYFILGAIASGLLLFGMSFVYGITGQLDITNIAKFITTNSFDSLEYKFLLICLVMMTATFLFKLGAAPFNMWLPDVYEGAPNAVANIVATIPKVAAFAMLVNILFVGFPEFKTSWVYLFRVIGIASIFFGSLVALSQTNIKRLLGYSTVSQIGFVLLATTLEPQGYALVAASFYVVVYVFTTLAAFGVLTTISIGGYEVQSFNDLKGFNTKDPWLAFIFLIVLFSMSGIPPFGGFIAKLFVIMGLINNGSYILACFVLFMAVIASFYYIRIIKMMYFDEPENEEAVKAPLTSLVALSVNGLVLLFLGIMPMMLLSVLSKVVNVI; this is encoded by the coding sequence ATGAATTTATCTGTTATTTTTATCTTACCAGAAATATTACTAGCAATAGGTGTTCTAGTTGTAATGTTCTCGGGATTATTTTTGCATGGTAAAATTAGGAATATTAATTATATCTTTTTTCAGGTGTTTGTAAGCTTGGCACTCATAGCTACTTTTGCTAAAGAGTATATTTTACAAGCAGGAAGTGCCTTTGAGGGTCAAGTAGTCTTTAATGGCTTTGCCTATACATTACAACTTGTAATTTTAGTGTTATCTTTATTTGTTGCTTTATACTCACGTGAGTATGTTAAAGATAGAAAAATTTCCGATGGTGATTTTTATACATTGCTAATATTAGCTATCTTGGGATCAATGGTTTTAACTGCAGCACATAATTTGATAACTATTTATATTGGCTTGGAATTATTGTCATTGCCATTATATGCTTTAATTGCGATTTATCGTGAATCTGGTAAAGGTTTAGAGGCTGCAATTAAATATTTTATCCTTGGAGCAATTGCCTCAGGATTATTACTTTTTGGTATGTCATTCGTTTATGGTATTACAGGACAGCTTGATATTACCAATATTGCTAAATTTATAACTACTAATAGCTTTGACAGTTTAGAATACAAATTCTTACTTATCTGTTTAGTAATGATGACAGCAACTTTCTTATTTAAGCTAGGTGCAGCGCCATTTAATATGTGGTTGCCAGACGTGTATGAAGGAGCACCAAATGCGGTTGCTAATATTGTAGCAACTATCCCTAAAGTAGCAGCATTTGCTATGTTGGTAAATATCTTATTTGTTGGTTTCCCTGAATTTAAAACCTCATGGGTATATTTGTTTAGAGTAATTGGTATTGCATCAATATTCTTTGGTAGTTTAGTAGCATTATCACAGACTAATATAAAAAGGCTGTTGGGTTATTCAACAGTCTCACAAATTGGTTTTGTACTATTAGCAACAACTCTAGAACCACAAGGTTATGCCTTGGTGGCAGCTAGTTTTTATGTGGTCGTATATGTGTTTACAACTTTGGCAGCATTTGGTGTTTTAACCACTATTAGTATTGGGGGTTATGAAGTACAAAGCTTTAATGATTTAAAAGGCTTTAATACAAAAGATCCATGGTTGGCATTTATTTTCTTGATAGTATTATTCTCAATGTCTGGTATTCCTCCATTTGGTGGGTTTATTGCAAAATTATTTGTTATTATGGGGTTGATAAATAATGGTAGTTACATTTTGGCTTGTTTTGTGTTATTCATGGCGGTAATAGCTTCATTTTATTATATCCGTATTATCAAAATGATGTACTTTGATGAACCTGAAAATGAAGAGGCAGTAAAAGCTCCACTTACCTCTTTAGTAGCGTTAAGTGTGAATGGTTTAGTGTTACTTTTCTTAGGTATTATGCCAATGATGCTTTTATCTGTTCTTAGTAAAGTTGTTAATGTAATATAA
- a CDS encoding ankyrin repeat domain-containing protein, whose translation MWGQAILADDVVTFYERLQILTSETMPQMSFNGKEYNKLTDLINHVYLFEKELSKHKSVGQANLYLNLGNSKITYELIISIRAFLDGLLAYHKPSNTFLNNDYKIANQNILKTSPYVVNSELTHSVSKVYNKNLNITHTENSSLLQVYNQPFYGKVSDYTDVFNSLITKCIESGLHFYFFLNNVNHAVAISHDGANLLFYDANLMQQNSFKANIILNANDSYRKLVGEIFDAFRFSSNHFQTLALNISIYMNPKCPQNYSSVIYRNEYERLQLQNIKKYSCNLILNNKNGIYHSHKIVDKLKSFTNVSDMLSYIKKGNFLVVDEQKLNNNDYNNFAKKLDEKPEYYNIIHEIIKYTEKTFKEYVSLESYKPYLIETITKITSWKDSELLYVACQGGHTDVVNLLLQNNANPNQLTPDGSSPLHVACEHGYTDIVNLLLQNNVNPNQPKTDKSSPLYIACEQGYTEIVNLLLQNNANPNKLKTDGSSPLYIACEQGYAEIVNLLLTHNANPNKLKTDGSSPLYIACQNGYVEIVELLLQRPRLNNTTEMISQYFIGGCDKLSNNKVLESLKKSFPIYNINTVWDMPIDSTKTEPLTPLIQGCYFMNNRSISWLLNNYSSSLSNSVRFKNKDALEWYQTHQFKEGYDKNIEQQLRSLTQI comes from the coding sequence ATGTGGGGACAAGCCATCTTAGCTGATGATGTGGTTACATTTTATGAGAGGTTGCAAATACTTACAAGTGAAACTATGCCGCAAATGTCATTTAACGGCAAAGAATATAACAAATTAACTGATCTGATTAATCACGTATACTTATTTGAAAAAGAATTATCTAAACACAAATCAGTTGGTCAGGCTAATTTATACCTAAATCTTGGAAATTCTAAGATTACATACGAATTAATCATATCAATAAGAGCATTTTTAGATGGATTATTAGCATACCATAAGCCTAGTAACACATTTTTAAATAATGATTATAAAATAGCAAACCAGAACATATTAAAAACATCTCCGTATGTAGTAAATAGCGAATTAACACATAGTGTTAGTAAAGTTTATAATAAGAATCTTAATATAACTCACACAGAAAACTCTTCTTTATTGCAGGTATACAATCAACCGTTCTATGGCAAGGTTTCAGACTACACTGACGTTTTTAATTCTTTAATCACTAAATGTATAGAGTCTGGATTACATTTTTATTTCTTTTTAAATAATGTTAACCATGCTGTAGCAATAAGTCATGACGGGGCAAATCTGTTATTTTATGATGCTAATTTAATGCAGCAGAATAGTTTTAAAGCTAATATCATATTAAATGCAAATGATAGTTATAGAAAATTAGTCGGTGAAATATTTGATGCTTTTAGATTTAGTTCAAATCACTTTCAAACATTGGCTTTAAATATATCAATCTATATGAACCCCAAATGCCCGCAGAATTATAGTTCAGTTATTTATAGAAATGAATATGAAAGGTTGCAGCTTCAAAATATAAAAAAATATTCTTGTAATTTAATTCTAAATAATAAAAACGGCATCTATCATAGTCATAAGATAGTAGATAAACTTAAAAGTTTTACTAACGTAAGCGATATGTTGTCATATATTAAGAAAGGGAATTTTTTAGTGGTAGATGAACAAAAGTTAAATAATAACGATTATAACAATTTCGCTAAAAAATTAGACGAAAAACCTGAGTATTATAATATAATTCATGAAATTATAAAATATACTGAAAAAACCTTCAAAGAATACGTAAGCCTTGAGAGTTATAAGCCATACCTTATTGAAACCATTACAAAAATTACATCTTGGAAAGATAGTGAACTATTATACGTTGCCTGCCAAGGGGGCCATACAGATGTAGTCAATCTATTATTACAAAATAATGCTAACCCAAACCAACTTACACCAGATGGATCATCACCTTTACATGTTGCTTGCGAACATGGATACACAGACATAGTCAATCTATTATTACAAAATAATGTCAATCCTAACCAACCTAAAACAGATAAATCATCACCTTTATACATTGCTTGCGAACAAGGATATACAGAGATAGTCAATTTATTATTACAAAATAATGCTAACCCAAATAAGCTTAAAACAGATGGTTCATCACCTTTATACATTGCTTGCGAACAAGGATATGCGGAGATAGTTAACCTATTATTAACCCATAACGCTAACCCAAACAAGCTTAAAACAGATGGCTCATCGCCTTTATATATTGCTTGCCAAAATGGTTATGTAGAGATAGTTGAATTACTACTGCAACGTCCTAGACTAAACAATACAACAGAAATGATTAGTCAATACTTCATCGGAGGGTGTGATAAACTTTCAAATAACAAGGTACTAGAAAGTTTAAAAAAATCTTTCCCAATATATAACATCAATACTGTATGGGACATGCCTATAGACAGTACTAAAACAGAACCTTTAACTCCTTTAATACAAGGATGCTATTTTATGAACAATAGAAGTATATCATGGCTTTTAAATAATTATAGTTCTAGTCTAAGTAATTCTGTAAGGTTTAAAAACAAAGATGCTTTAGAGTGGTACCAAACCCATCAATTTAAAGAAGGATATGACAAAAATATAGAACAGCAACTACGGAGCCTAACACAAATCTAA
- the lpxD gene encoding UDP-3-O-(3-hydroxymyristoyl)glucosamine N-acyltransferase, which yields MKYTIQQVAEQIGGELINFTSTNNLHISGLNYANLAKNGDLTLINKSEHIKLWQDSKASAAIISKDLREAIKETNNNRPLILVNNADLAMAKALELFSKPNPEQNGIHEKAVVEPTATIGANVSIGSGVYIGKNVVIGDNTTIYANVSIYDETTIGQNCIIWPNVTIRERTQIGHFCRLYSNCSIGSDGFGYRPSEDGKSIIRVPHIGNVIIGNYVDIGSSTCIDIAKFGSTIIGDFTKIDNLVQIGHNVTIGKGCMICGQAGISGSVTIGDGVIIAGNAGIKDHTKIGAGARIGAKSGVMKDVPAGQSQMGYPAYEGRELMRQWVAIKQLPDTMKKLKALAKSLNIDL from the coding sequence TTGAAATACACAATACAGCAAGTTGCTGAGCAAATTGGTGGTGAGTTAATTAATTTTACCTCTACCAATAACCTCCATATATCTGGTTTAAATTATGCTAATTTAGCTAAAAATGGTGATTTAACCTTAATAAACAAAAGTGAGCATATTAAACTTTGGCAAGATTCTAAGGCAAGTGCCGCAATCATTAGCAAAGATTTACGCGAAGCTATAAAAGAAACTAATAACAATAGACCTTTAATCCTGGTAAATAATGCAGATTTGGCTATGGCAAAAGCTTTAGAGCTATTTTCTAAGCCTAACCCAGAACAAAATGGTATTCACGAAAAAGCCGTTGTCGAACCAACTGCAACTATTGGGGCTAATGTCTCTATCGGATCAGGAGTCTACATAGGAAAAAATGTAGTTATTGGTGATAACACTACCATATATGCAAATGTAAGTATCTATGATGAAACTACTATCGGACAAAATTGTATCATATGGCCAAACGTCACCATTAGAGAAAGGACTCAAATAGGACACTTTTGTAGGCTTTACTCAAACTGCTCTATTGGCAGTGACGGTTTTGGATACAGACCTTCAGAGGATGGTAAAAGTATAATCAGAGTTCCACATATTGGAAATGTTATTATTGGCAATTATGTTGATATTGGCTCATCAACGTGTATAGATATTGCTAAATTTGGTTCAACTATCATTGGTGATTTTACAAAAATTGATAATCTTGTACAGATAGGTCATAATGTGACTATTGGCAAAGGTTGTATGATATGCGGCCAAGCCGGGATTAGTGGTTCTGTAACTATTGGAGACGGAGTTATAATAGCTGGCAACGCTGGCATCAAAGATCACACTAAGATAGGAGCTGGTGCTAGAATTGGTGCTAAATCTGGCGTAATGAAAGATGTACCTGCTGGACAAAGCCAGATGGGCTACCCTGCTTATGAAGGGCGGGAATTAATGCGCCAATGGGTAGCTATTAAGCAACTTCCAGATACTATGAAAAAACTAAAAGCTTTAGCAAAAAGTTTAAATATTGATTTATAA
- a CDS encoding radical SAM protein — protein MQRYSKIINVYRYKREIVLLKSRPCAYGKCSFCDYILDNSKNIDEINSINFKVLENITGEFGILEIINSGNIFELPLETKNRIKQIVKEKNINLLFVEAHWMYKDHLHKIKEIFETNIFIKTGLESFDYSFRENILNKGFNYKSLEELSSLFDSVCLLIGVKGQTKEIIRKDIEIAKKHFKHTTLNIYTNNTTKIKADDELKKWFLEEYKYLYNNPQFEILANNTDFGVG, from the coding sequence ATGCAACGTTATAGTAAAATTATAAATGTTTATCGCTACAAGCGTGAAATAGTACTCTTAAAAAGCCGACCTTGTGCTTATGGAAAATGTTCTTTTTGTGATTATATTCTAGATAATTCTAAAAATATTGATGAAATTAATTCAATAAATTTTAAGGTACTAGAAAATATAACTGGCGAATTTGGCATTTTAGAAATTATCAACTCTGGCAATATTTTTGAACTTCCTCTAGAAACAAAAAATCGTATAAAACAAATTGTTAAAGAAAAAAACATTAATCTACTTTTTGTTGAAGCACACTGGATGTACAAAGACCATTTACATAAGATCAAAGAAATTTTTGAAACCAACATATTTATCAAAACAGGATTAGAAAGCTTCGATTACAGTTTCAGAGAAAATATTCTTAACAAAGGCTTTAACTATAAGTCTCTTGAAGAGCTTAGCAGTCTATTTGACTCTGTTTGTTTACTAATAGGAGTAAAAGGACAAACTAAAGAAATTATAAGAAAAGACATTGAAATAGCAAAAAAACATTTTAAGCACACAACCTTGAATATCTATACAAACAACACTACTAAGATTAAAGCAGATGATGAATTAAAAAAATGGTTTTTAGAAGAATACAAATATCTATATAATAACCCTCAGTTTGAGATATTAGCCAATAATACAGACTTTGGTGTAGGTTAA